Part of the Sulfitobacter sp. S190 genome, AGAACCACTAGGAGAAAGCAGCATGTGTGATTCTGATTAAATATTATGCAAACTTTCCTATGAAATCACGTAAACAGTTGATATGTAGATATTAAAAATTGGTGCAAAAGATTTGTCTGGCCGTATGATCTTTTAATCAGTATCTCATACTCGGATTTAATCGTGAAGCTCACCTTCCATGCCGACTACGCCATTCGCGTCTTGCTCTTTCTGAGAGCTGTCCCTGGACGAAGGGGCACGACAACGCAGATCGCCAAGGCGCACAACATCTCACGGGCCCATCTCGAAAAGGTCGTGCAAAGGATGGTGACCGCAGGGTTTGTCGAAACATCACGTGGCCGGGGAGGCGGCGTTCGACTGACCCGTGATCCTGATACGATCACAATCGGTGCGATAATCCGGGCTATGGAAGACGACCTGGCGATCGTGGAATGCCTTGGCCACGCTCGCTTCTGCCGCGTTGCAGGGGTCTGCGGTGCCAGAAACGTCTTTTCTGACGCAATGGATGCGTATTTCGCAGTGCTCGACAACGCGAGCCTGGAAGACATTGCCCGAAACCAAGCGGGTCTGAGAGGCGCGCTTCAGATCGTGGGAGGACGTGCTCAGGCATAAACTCACACCAGAAAACACAGCCAGTCTGACGTGTCATTCGGGGAGGAGTGATGGCGATCGATTTTGAAATGACCAGCCAACAGCGCAAATTGAAGTACGACATGCGGGAGTTCGCCCACGAAGTTGTCGCGCCTTGTGCAGAGCGGGGCGATGCAAGCCCGGATCCGCAAGACGCTTTTTTGGCCATGAAACCAGCGTTCGAGAGCGCCCACAAACTTGGGCTGCCGACGAGCTTTCTTCCAAAAAAATACGGCGGTGGCGGTCTAAAGAATGTCGATTTCCTGATAGCTGCCGAAGAGTTGTGCGCTGTCGATCCCGGTTTTGCGACGACTGTGCTGGTGAACGGTTTGGCCCTGATGCCACTGACCTGGTATGGGTCGGAGGCGCAATGTGAGAGATGGATTGGCCAGGCGACAAAGAGCGGTAAGTCGGATTATCTCGCCGGTTGGGTTGTTAGCGAAAGGGGCGGAACTGCAAATTTCGACCATCCGAGCCCGAATGCAGGTATTCAGCTTGTCGCGGACTTTGATGCAGCTAATGAAGAGTACGTTCTGAACGGCGAAAAGCACTGGCCATGCAACTCGGGAGGGTGGGACCTCAAGGGCGCGGACACGAACCTATGTGTCGTAAGGACGGATCGTACCAAGGGTGGCAAAGGTGGTCTTAGCGCTCTGCTTGTGGATCGCGGCACAGCAGGCATCACTTATGAGGTCATTGACAAGGTTGGTCATCGAACCTGCCAGAACGTCACGATGACGTTCAAGAATGCGCGTGTTCCTCTCGAAAACCTGTTGGCCGAAGGCGACGGTGATCTCTTGATCAACAGGAACTTCACTTGGTCCGGTCCTGTCGCAAGCATAGCGTCTGTCGGAGTGGCCCGCGCCGCCTTCGAGTTTGCCCTTAACTGGTCCAAGACCTTCACGGGCGGCGGTTCAACCCCGATCATCAATCATCAGGGCGTAGGCAACCTCTTGGCAGAGATCGCAGGCAAGATCGAAGCTGCGCGATACATGAGTTGGAAGGCCGCACACTACATGGACAAGTACGATAGCGAAGGCCAGGCTCTTGGGGGTATGAGCAAGACGTTTAGCGGAGAGCTTATGCAGCAGGTCGTGTTCGACTGTATGCGTGTTGTTGGCGTAAACGCCGTCGACAAGAAGTTTCCGATGGAACGCTATTACCGGGAGGCGTTGATATTCCCGCTCTATGATGCCGGGAACTTGGCCATGCAGCGCCGCAAGGTTTGGGGTGTAATGGCGGATGTGGCCTACACACATGACATTTACGCCGACTGCGATCCCATTGAGTTCAAAAAGTCAATGGAAGGCTTCGGCTTGGGGAACAGGTCGAGCTAATGGACGCGGTTACCAGTCATATCGAGCGCGTTTTTTCGGTCTCCGGTTCCAACTCAGCCGCAGCGACATCCCGCCTCCATGCTTCATGGCGCCGTTCAATGACTGTTCATGGCCTTGATCCTTCTGCGAACCGGGGTCCGGTCCGGTTAGGCGGAACCGACTTGAACATGATCCGAGCAGAAAACGAATTGCTTTCTGCCGCTTCAGCGCGACGCCTCGATCACTTGTTCTCCTTGGTTGGCAGTTCTGGTTGCGGCGTGTTCCTCACTGATCGCAAGGGTGTTGTGCTGGATCAAAGGTGCAGAGACGCCGACGAATTCGTTTTTCGGAGCTGGGGCCTTTCGCCAGGTGCTGTTTGGAGTGAAGCGAGTGAAGGAACAAATGGTATCGGGACATGCCTTGCGGAAGAACGCCGGGTAACCGTGCATCGCGACGAACACTTCTACCCGCGTAATACGACGATGAGTTGTATTGACGCGCCTATCTTTGGCTCAGATGGCTGCATAGCGGCAGCATTGGACGTTTCATCTGCCCGTGTTGATCAGACGGCCACAGCGAACCGATTGATCTCAGACGCAGTCGCTACAACCGCCGCCCAAATAGAGGCCGACATCTTTCGAGCAAGTTTTCCAAGTGCACGTATTGTGGTGGCAGACGCGGTATCACCTAGTATGGCCGGGCTCTTGGCACTGGATCAGGACGACATAATCGTTGGAGCAACCCGAGTTGCTCGCCATCATCTAGGTTTTGATTTGACCGGTGATCTTAAACCATGTCCCGCCGTTGATGTGCTCGGTCGACAAGACAGTTTCCGCGGGTTCGATAGGGCAGAGCGAGCAGCACTTCTTCGTGCTTTGGCCAGGTCTGGCGGTAACACGACAGCTGCAGCGCGGGCTTTGGGTATCGGTCGCGCAACGTTCTATCGACGGATGAATCGCCTCGGTTTGGGCGAAAAGTAAACCGACCTGTCCCACTACTGAGACAGGTGGAAGACTTTGGTGGCTCCAGCGCAATGACTTACGCCTAGCCGGTCTCCGATAATAGATGAATCGCCGTCCTGGGTGGAGGTTGCTTCGAAAACTGTCGAAGCAAGCCAGAGGCAGCGGTGAACAGCCACAGGGAGGATACCATGGCAATTGATTTTACTCTGACGTCGGAACAGAAAGACGTTCAAAGAACAGCGCGCGATTTCGCACAAAACACACTGAAGCCGATCGCAGAAAAGGCCGATCGGCACAAGGATGCACAGGAGTGCTTCCTAGCGTCTAAACCTGCCTACGAAGAAGCATACAAGCTGGGATTTGCAACCGGTTTTCTACCATCGAAGTACGGCGGCGCAGATATCGATCTAGCAACCTTCGTTATCGCAGCCGAAGAAATCTGTACAGCCGATCCGGGGTTTGCGGCAACACTGCTCGTCAACGGGCTGGCACTCATGCCGATTGTCTGGTTTGGGTCGGAAGCCCAAGCCGAAAAGTGGGTTCTTCCGGCGACGCAGGATCCCAAGTGCGAATACCTCGCCGGCTACGCGGTTAGCGAGCCTGGCGGTACGGCGAACTACGATCACCCGGGCCCTCATCCGGCCGGTGTCTCAGTTACTGCCAAGCTCGACAAAGCGAACGGCGAATATGTGATCAACGGAACCAAGTACTGGCCGACGAACTCGGGCGGATGGGATCTCAAAGGCGCAAACGTCAACATGGTGACCGTTCGCGTCGACAGTTCCAAGGGGGGCGCCGAAGGTGGGCTCGCTGGTATGATCGTGCCGCGTGGTACACCCGGAATGACTTTCAAGGCACCTATCGAGTCCGTTGGACATAGGCTCGATCAGAACAACTGGATCGAATTCGAGAATTGCCGCGTGCCGGTGGAGAATGCATTTGCCGTCGGCGAGGGCGATTCAATTATTTCAAAGGCATTTACTTGGTCGGGTCCGATCGCGGGGATCGCTTCGGTCGGTGTCGCCAGAGCGGCCTATGAATGGACCCTAGAATGGGCGAAGAATTACACCGGCGGCGGCAGTGTGCCCATCATCGAGCATCAAAGCGTTGGCTATATGCTGACCGAGATCGCGATGAACATCGAAGCCGCGCGCTACATGTGTTGGAAGTCGGCGCACTATCTCGACAACTGCGGTCTTGAGGGGCACGGCGGTACTGGTGCGATGGCGAAGATTTTTGCAGGCGAGTTGATGATGAAAACCGTCTGGAAATGCATGCAGGTCGTGGGTGTGAACTCGCTTGATCTGAACAACCCGCTTGAAAAGTACATGCGCGAGGCATTGGTATTCCCGCTCTACGATGCGGGCAACATGGGTATGCAGCGCCGGAAGTTGTGGGGTGTAATGGCCGACAAGGATTTCAATCCGCGCGCCTATACTGACAACGAGGCAATTCCGTTCAAACGGTCGATGCAGGGGTACGGAACGGTTCCGTCAAGGGGTTAGTCTCGATCTAGATGAGCTCCCACGCCTCCCTGCGGAGCCTTCAATGCAGCACCTCGCCGCTGTTCTCGTCCGTTGTCTGAAAGGGCAATGGGCGGGCCCACACAACATCGATTGCGCATAAGAAATAAAAAATCTGAACGCGCATCAAAGTACGAAGTAAAGGCTTTATCCATGTCCGAGCCCAACACTACAAAAAAGAAAACCCGAGTCGACGAAAAAACGCTTCTCGTCTGCGTCAACAAGAGGCTTGCCTGCGGTGAGAGGGGGGGGTCCTCGCTTGCTAACTGTCTTGAACAGATGGCAAGCGACCGTCCGGCCAGTGGGGTAAAGGTCAGGCGGGTCGTTTGCCTTGGAAAGTGCGACAATGGCCCCAATGTCCACCGTTACGGCGGTCCCGTCTATCACCGCGTCGAAACGCAGAAACTGCCCGAAATCTTCGAAGAGGCGGCCGGCCAAAGTTAGCCAGTGCCGAATGTTCAGGCGCCGCCGAAGTCCACCCCAAGAAGCAACTTAAATGAAGGTAAGCTGACCGTGAAGGTTTTGATTCCGATAAAACGCGTAATTGATTATAACGTGAAGGTTCGCGTGAAACCGGACGGTTCCGGGGTTGATCTCGCCAACGTGAAAATGTCGATGAACCCGTTCGACGAAATCGCCGTGGAAGAGGCTATTCGCCTTAAGGAAGCGGGCAAAGCGGACGAAGTGATCGCAGTATCCATCGGCGTCAAGCAAAGCCAGGAAACCCTGCGCACCGCTCTGGCGATGGGCGCAGACCGCGCCATTTTGGTTTTGGCCGCCGACGACGTTCACACCGATATCGAGCCTTTGGCCGTTGCCAAAATCCTCAGGGCTATTGTGGATGAAGAGCAGCCCGGCATCGTTCTGGCGGGCAAGCAAGCCATCGACAACGACATGAACGCCACCGGTCAGATGCTCAGCGCCCTGCTGGATTGGTCGCAAGGCACCTTCGCCTCTGGTCTGGACATTGACGGCGACAGCGCGCTGGTCACCCGCGAAGTGGATGGCGGTTTGCAGACGATTAAAGTGAAGATGCCCGCTATCATCACCGTTGATCTGCGCCTAAACGAGCCGCGTTATGCGTCGCTGCCCAACATCATGA contains:
- a CDS encoding acyl-CoA dehydrogenase family protein — protein: MAIDFTLTSEQKDVQRTARDFAQNTLKPIAEKADRHKDAQECFLASKPAYEEAYKLGFATGFLPSKYGGADIDLATFVIAAEEICTADPGFAATLLVNGLALMPIVWFGSEAQAEKWVLPATQDPKCEYLAGYAVSEPGGTANYDHPGPHPAGVSVTAKLDKANGEYVINGTKYWPTNSGGWDLKGANVNMVTVRVDSSKGGAEGGLAGMIVPRGTPGMTFKAPIESVGHRLDQNNWIEFENCRVPVENAFAVGEGDSIISKAFTWSGPIAGIASVGVARAAYEWTLEWAKNYTGGGSVPIIEHQSVGYMLTEIAMNIEAARYMCWKSAHYLDNCGLEGHGGTGAMAKIFAGELMMKTVWKCMQVVGVNSLDLNNPLEKYMREALVFPLYDAGNMGMQRRKLWGVMADKDFNPRAYTDNEAIPFKRSMQGYGTVPSRG
- a CDS encoding GAF domain-containing protein — translated: MDAVTSHIERVFSVSGSNSAAATSRLHASWRRSMTVHGLDPSANRGPVRLGGTDLNMIRAENELLSAASARRLDHLFSLVGSSGCGVFLTDRKGVVLDQRCRDADEFVFRSWGLSPGAVWSEASEGTNGIGTCLAEERRVTVHRDEHFYPRNTTMSCIDAPIFGSDGCIAAALDVSSARVDQTATANRLISDAVATTAAQIEADIFRASFPSARIVVADAVSPSMAGLLALDQDDIIVGATRVARHHLGFDLTGDLKPCPAVDVLGRQDSFRGFDRAERAALLRALARSGGNTTAAARALGIGRATFYRRMNRLGLGEK
- a CDS encoding (2Fe-2S) ferredoxin domain-containing protein encodes the protein MSEPNTTKKKTRVDEKTLLVCVNKRLACGERGGSSLANCLEQMASDRPASGVKVRRVVCLGKCDNGPNVHRYGGPVYHRVETQKLPEIFEEAAGQS
- a CDS encoding acyl-CoA dehydrogenase family protein; amino-acid sequence: MAIDFEMTSQQRKLKYDMREFAHEVVAPCAERGDASPDPQDAFLAMKPAFESAHKLGLPTSFLPKKYGGGGLKNVDFLIAAEELCAVDPGFATTVLVNGLALMPLTWYGSEAQCERWIGQATKSGKSDYLAGWVVSERGGTANFDHPSPNAGIQLVADFDAANEEYVLNGEKHWPCNSGGWDLKGADTNLCVVRTDRTKGGKGGLSALLVDRGTAGITYEVIDKVGHRTCQNVTMTFKNARVPLENLLAEGDGDLLINRNFTWSGPVASIASVGVARAAFEFALNWSKTFTGGGSTPIINHQGVGNLLAEIAGKIEAARYMSWKAAHYMDKYDSEGQALGGMSKTFSGELMQQVVFDCMRVVGVNAVDKKFPMERYYREALIFPLYDAGNLAMQRRKVWGVMADVAYTHDIYADCDPIEFKKSMEGFGLGNRSS
- a CDS encoding electron transfer flavoprotein subunit beta/FixA family protein, producing MKVLIPIKRVIDYNVKVRVKPDGSGVDLANVKMSMNPFDEIAVEEAIRLKEAGKADEVIAVSIGVKQSQETLRTALAMGADRAILVLAADDVHTDIEPLAVAKILRAIVDEEQPGIVLAGKQAIDNDMNATGQMLSALLDWSQGTFASGLDIDGDSALVTREVDGGLQTIKVKMPAIITVDLRLNEPRYASLPNIMKAKKKPLDEKTAADYGVDITPRLEVVKTDEPKARNAGEILGSVDELVSKLKEAGAV
- a CDS encoding Rrf2 family transcriptional regulator; the protein is MKLTFHADYAIRVLLFLRAVPGRRGTTTQIAKAHNISRAHLEKVVQRMVTAGFVETSRGRGGGVRLTRDPDTITIGAIIRAMEDDLAIVECLGHARFCRVAGVCGARNVFSDAMDAYFAVLDNASLEDIARNQAGLRGALQIVGGRAQA